A DNA window from Bacillota bacterium contains the following coding sequences:
- a CDS encoding HD domain-containing protein — protein sequence MERIDAIVRDPLFQECLEKNQKAERDREFCKHDLQHFVDVARISYILMLESGDLSHFIRENQLSGPRAAKEVIYAAGILHDIGRWREYETGEDHAPLGAELAEQILPRAGFTPPESRVITRAIYEHREQRTQMTRLGEILHRADNLSRACHECSAQDKCYKFPTMETGNLVLIY from the coding sequence ATGGAGAGAATCGACGCGATTGTGCGGGACCCCTTATTTCAGGAGTGTCTTGAAAAAAATCAGAAGGCGGAAAGAGACCGTGAGTTTTGCAAGCACGACCTGCAGCATTTTGTTGATGTGGCACGGATTTCCTATATTTTGATGTTGGAGTCGGGGGATCTTTCTCATTTTATTCGAGAGAATCAACTGAGCGGACCGCGCGCCGCAAAAGAGGTTATCTACGCCGCGGGTATCTTGCACGATATCGGCCGCTGGCGGGAGTATGAAACCGGAGAAGATCATGCCCCCCTCGGGGCGGAGCTGGCCGAACAAATCCTGCCCAGGGCGGGATTCACGCCCCCGGAAAGCAGGGTAATCACCCGGGCGATTTATGAACACCGCGAACAGCGCACCCAGATGACGAGACTCGGGGAAATTCTCCACAGAGCTGATAACCTTTCCCGCGCCTGCCATGAATGCAGCGCCCAGGACAAGTGCTACAAGTTTCCAACCATGGAAACGGGCAATTTAGTTTTAATATATTAA
- the folP gene encoding dihydropteroate synthase, translating to MDQHELHNVRVIGINNREEARRAIRAIGADAGGVNWMVPKAVHRVLRVENLPTRAANILKQEMLSRGGEAAIHREAVHLAVDTTDVLLMGTLKQFDQLSQKLRMQPFGLSRLAQEIKDVLDKIEKNEAVRLRCRDLSLPLGERTLIMGILNTTPDSFSDGGKFIDVEAAVAHARKMVEEGADIIDLGGESTRLQANPALYGDSSRPWSWEPLPVEEELSRIMPVLERLLEEMEVPISVDTYKAETAKVVLKAGAHMINDVWGFQYNPELAEVAAAFDVPVILMHNQEGTDYRDLMGDIIRFLRRSVKIAETAGVRPEQIIIDPGIGFGKTTQQNLEVLRRLGELRSLGKPILLGTSRKSVIGNTLNLPVGQRLEGTAATVAWGIGQGAAIIRVHDVKEMVRVARMMDAVLRS from the coding sequence ATGGACCAGCACGAACTGCATAACGTCCGGGTTATAGGGATCAACAACCGTGAAGAGGCGCGGCGCGCCATCCGGGCAATTGGGGCCGACGCCGGGGGTGTTAACTGGATGGTGCCAAAGGCGGTACACCGCGTGCTCAGAGTTGAAAACCTTCCTACTCGTGCCGCCAACATTCTGAAGCAAGAAATGTTGTCCCGGGGAGGAGAAGCAGCAATTCACCGCGAAGCCGTACACCTTGCGGTAGATACCACTGATGTCTTGCTCATGGGTACTCTAAAGCAATTTGATCAGCTTTCTCAAAAGTTGCGGATGCAGCCCTTCGGTTTATCCCGCCTTGCCCAGGAGATTAAGGATGTTTTAGATAAAATCGAGAAAAACGAAGCTGTCCGCCTGCGCTGCCGGGACCTTTCCCTTCCCCTTGGAGAGCGCACCTTGATTATGGGGATTCTCAATACAACACCGGACTCCTTTTCGGATGGGGGTAAATTTATCGATGTAGAGGCGGCGGTAGCCCATGCCAGGAAGATGGTTGAAGAAGGGGCGGATATTATCGACCTGGGAGGAGAATCGACCCGCCTCCAGGCAAATCCGGCCCTTTACGGGGATTCCTCCCGTCCGTGGTCGTGGGAACCCCTTCCGGTGGAAGAGGAACTCAGCAGGATCATGCCTGTCCTCGAAAGACTCCTTGAGGAGATGGAAGTCCCCATTTCGGTGGATACCTATAAGGCCGAGACGGCAAAAGTGGTCCTCAAAGCCGGTGCGCATATGATCAACGATGTCTGGGGTTTTCAGTATAACCCCGAGCTTGCGGAAGTGGCTGCAGCATTCGATGTTCCTGTGATCTTGATGCACAACCAGGAAGGAACCGACTACCGGGATTTAATGGGCGACATCATCCGTTTTTTGAGGCGGAGCGTAAAAATCGCCGAAACTGCCGGGGTCCGGCCCGAACAGATCATTATTGACCCCGGGATCGGCTTCGGCAAAACGACACAGCAAAACCTGGAAGTTTTGCGCCGTCTCGGGGAACTCCGCTCCCTCGGTAAACCGATCTTGCTCGGGACCTCCAGGAAATCGGTGATCGGGAACACTCTGAACCTCCCCGTAGGGCAGCGCCTGGAGGGAACGGCAGCGACTGTTGCCTGGGGGATCGGCCAGGGCGCTGCCATTATCCGCGTTCACGATGTCAAGGAAATGGTGCGGGTGGCGCGGATGATGGATGCTGTCCTCCGCAGTTAA
- the folB gene encoding dihydroneopterin aldolase, which produces MQQPGDKIILNGMEFYAYHGVLPGEQELGQRFIVDLEISCHLNLPARLDELEETIDYSEVFQIVSRIVQEERYNLIEALAERIARVILDKYSIEEVLVRVKKPHAPLGGIFSYVGIEIRKGRSRS; this is translated from the coding sequence ATGCAACAGCCTGGAGATAAAATCATTTTGAATGGGATGGAATTTTACGCCTACCATGGGGTGCTTCCGGGGGAGCAGGAGCTGGGGCAGCGGTTCATCGTTGATTTAGAAATATCCTGCCACCTTAATTTGCCGGCGCGCCTCGACGAACTGGAGGAAACCATTGACTACAGCGAAGTTTTCCAAATCGTTTCCCGGATTGTCCAGGAAGAGCGCTATAACCTGATTGAGGCTCTTGCGGAGCGAATTGCCCGGGTGATTCTCGATAAATACTCTATAGAAGAGGTGCTGGTACGGGTTAAAAAACCCCATGCTCCTCTGGGTGGCATTTTTTCTTACGTTGGAATAGAAATCAGGAAGGGGCGGAGCCGTTCATAA
- the folK gene encoding 2-amino-4-hydroxy-6-hydroxymethyldihydropteridine diphosphokinase, with the protein MTGESFKKRHRVYLGLGSNLGDRVANLRLARRELGSHPQIRINRASSIYESEPVGFLDQGWFLNQVVEIETSLDPDDLLHVLQEIENRLGRKREIRWGPRLIDLDILLFENCSLTGPGLTVPHPRMYERNFVLVPLNEIAPDLLHPDGRSTREHLEEHLKKAPGEKIRLLHGNYL; encoded by the coding sequence ATGACGGGTGAATCTTTTAAGAAGAGGCACCGCGTTTATTTAGGCCTCGGTTCCAACCTGGGTGACCGCGTAGCAAACCTGAGGCTGGCCCGCCGGGAACTTGGTTCCCACCCTCAAATCCGGATCAACCGCGCCTCCTCCATCTACGAATCGGAGCCGGTTGGCTTTTTAGATCAGGGCTGGTTCCTCAATCAGGTGGTCGAAATCGAAACGAGTCTTGACCCAGATGATTTGCTTCACGTGCTTCAGGAGATTGAAAACCGCCTCGGGCGAAAGCGAGAGATCAGGTGGGGCCCCCGGTTGATCGATCTTGACATCTTACTTTTTGAGAACTGCTCCCTTACCGGGCCCGGGTTGACTGTTCCCCACCCCCGGATGTACGAGCGAAATTTTGTTTTGGTCCCACTGAACGAGATTGCTCCCGATTTGCTCCACCCGGACGGGAGGTCAACCCGCGAGCATTTAGAGGAGCATCTTAAAAAAGCTCCTGGGGAAAAAATCAGGTTGCTCCATGGAAACTATTTGTGA
- a CDS encoding DUF2520 domain-containing protein: MTGKITKIGFIGAGKVGSALALLLQKSGYEIAGVASRTRASAADLAGRLHCPVFSATGVARTAEALFLTTTDDAIPSVVAGLAQAGAFHAGQIVLHMSGALTSEVLKPAAGEGALTLSVHPLQSFASVEQALAVLPGSFFSIEGDPRGFSFAREIVEKLEGKYFFLNAEAKVLYHAAACVASNYLVGLLACSLDLLTAAGIPPEIQLPALLPLVAGTLDNIRALGIPGSLTGPIARGDLGTLEKHLAALKDLPEQLQIYASLGFFTIEVARAKGTIDAARAAAIQALLQDAARVT; this comes from the coding sequence ATGACGGGAAAGATCACGAAAATCGGTTTCATTGGAGCAGGTAAAGTTGGTTCGGCACTGGCGCTGCTGCTCCAAAAGTCTGGCTACGAAATTGCCGGAGTCGCCAGCCGGACGCGGGCCTCGGCGGCCGATCTTGCAGGTCGCCTGCACTGCCCTGTTTTTTCCGCAACCGGAGTTGCCCGCACAGCGGAGGCACTCTTCCTGACCACAACGGATGATGCCATTCCCTCTGTTGTTGCCGGACTTGCCCAAGCCGGAGCTTTTCATGCCGGCCAGATCGTTCTGCACATGAGCGGCGCCCTTACTTCCGAAGTTCTCAAACCGGCCGCCGGTGAGGGCGCACTCACCCTTTCCGTCCATCCTCTCCAGTCTTTTGCCAGCGTAGAGCAAGCCCTCGCGGTTCTCCCGGGCTCGTTTTTTAGCATTGAAGGGGACCCGCGGGGGTTTTCCTTTGCGCGGGAAATTGTCGAAAAATTAGAAGGGAAATATTTCTTCCTTAATGCGGAGGCGAAAGTCCTTTACCACGCGGCGGCATGCGTGGCTTCAAACTACCTTGTAGGACTTCTCGCCTGTAGTTTAGACCTCCTGACTGCCGCGGGAATCCCCCCGGAAATCCAGCTCCCCGCGCTGCTCCCTCTGGTTGCGGGGACCCTCGATAACATTCGCGCCCTGGGGATTCCCGGTTCTTTGACAGGGCCCATCGCGCGGGGGGACCTGGGTACACTTGAAAAGCACCTTGCAGCTTTAAAAGATTTGCCTGAACAATTACAAATTTACGCAAGCCTTGGCTTTTTTACCATTGAAGTCGCCCGTGCCAAAGGGACGATTGATGCTGCCCGGGCTGCGGCAATTCAGGCCCTGCTCCAAGATGCGGCGCGGGTTACTTAA
- the panB gene encoding 3-methyl-2-oxobutanoate hydroxymethyltransferase, with translation MTRVTTVTLQEMKAKGEKITLLTAYDYPTARILDEAGIDILLVGDSLGNVILGYENTLSVTMAEMIHHTKAVARGARRALVVGDLPFLSYQVSIGEALRNGGRFLQEAGAQAVKLEGGKERAETVRALVETGIPVMGHLGLTPQSVHQLGGYRVQGRTEEAARRLMEDALALEEAGIFALVLECIPAKVAAEITSRLRVPTLGIGAGPACDGQVLVTHDLLGLTGRRVPKFVKQYANFYEDMLAAIRSFQADVKEGEFPEKDQCYDLPGE, from the coding sequence ATGACACGCGTCACAACAGTAACTTTGCAGGAAATGAAGGCAAAAGGCGAAAAGATCACCTTGCTCACCGCTTACGATTATCCGACAGCACGCATCCTCGACGAGGCAGGAATTGATATCCTGCTGGTAGGTGATTCGCTGGGCAATGTTATCCTCGGGTATGAAAACACCTTATCCGTCACCATGGCAGAAATGATTCACCATACAAAAGCCGTGGCGCGCGGTGCCCGGCGCGCTCTCGTTGTAGGGGATCTCCCGTTTTTGTCTTATCAGGTGAGCATTGGCGAGGCGCTCCGGAACGGCGGCCGTTTCCTTCAAGAAGCCGGCGCCCAGGCGGTAAAGCTGGAAGGTGGTAAGGAGCGGGCCGAAACTGTAAGGGCCCTTGTAGAGACTGGAATCCCTGTGATGGGCCACCTGGGCCTGACCCCCCAGTCGGTTCACCAACTGGGAGGCTACCGCGTTCAGGGCCGGACTGAAGAAGCCGCCCGGCGCTTGATGGAGGACGCCCTTGCTTTGGAAGAAGCAGGTATTTTTGCGCTAGTTCTAGAGTGTATCCCTGCAAAGGTTGCGGCCGAAATTACATCCCGGCTCCGGGTACCCACACTGGGGATTGGAGCGGGCCCTGCCTGCGACGGGCAGGTTTTGGTTACCCATGATCTGCTGGGTTTGACGGGGAGAAGAGTCCCGAAATTCGTCAAGCAATACGCTAATTTTTACGAGGACATGCTGGCTGCGATCCGGAGCTTTCAGGCAGATGTCAAGGAAGGGGAGTTTCCGGAAAAGGACCAATGCTACGATTTACCCGGAGAATAA
- the panC gene encoding pantoate--beta-alanine ligase, translating into MKLIKNIKEMQETVLNLRKEGKSIGFVPTMGYLHAGHLSLAQRARAECDVVVMSIFVNPLQFGPQEDFTAYPRDLGRDLELARAEGVDYVFVPDEEEMYPEGHCTYVEVTGPLTGKMCGRSRPGHFRGVTTVVLKLFQITQPGRAYFGQKDAQQALVIQKMCQDLNVPVEIVTCPVVREADGLALSSRNVYLTPEERKIALALPRALEAGRQLVVQGERDPHKVRKKILTVLSASPSIEVDYVEVCHGQSLAELPLLAGPVLLAAAVRIGKTRLIDNVYLEVDPCTEPC; encoded by the coding sequence ATGAAATTGATTAAAAACATCAAGGAAATGCAGGAAACTGTTTTGAATTTACGAAAAGAGGGAAAAAGTATCGGTTTTGTACCCACGATGGGGTACCTTCACGCCGGGCACTTGAGCCTGGCGCAAAGGGCCCGCGCGGAGTGCGACGTCGTGGTGATGAGTATTTTTGTCAACCCTTTGCAGTTCGGACCGCAGGAGGATTTTACTGCTTATCCCCGGGATCTCGGACGCGATCTGGAACTGGCGCGGGCGGAAGGGGTTGACTATGTGTTTGTGCCGGATGAAGAAGAGATGTACCCGGAGGGCCACTGTACGTACGTTGAAGTTACAGGCCCCCTTACGGGAAAGATGTGCGGCCGCTCCCGTCCGGGTCATTTCCGGGGTGTTACCACCGTTGTGTTGAAGCTCTTTCAAATCACGCAGCCAGGGCGGGCCTACTTCGGCCAGAAAGATGCCCAGCAGGCCCTGGTAATCCAAAAAATGTGCCAGGACTTAAATGTCCCCGTAGAAATTGTTACCTGCCCGGTTGTGCGGGAGGCAGACGGCCTGGCGTTAAGTTCCCGCAACGTCTATTTAACTCCTGAAGAAAGGAAAATTGCCCTTGCTCTGCCCCGCGCCCTCGAAGCGGGCCGCCAGCTGGTAGTACAGGGAGAGCGCGATCCCCACAAGGTGCGGAAAAAGATCCTGACCGTTCTTTCTGCCTCCCCCTCAATCGAAGTGGATTATGTGGAGGTCTGCCACGGTCAGAGTTTAGCGGAACTGCCCCTGTTGGCGGGTCCTGTTCTGCTGGCGGCCGCGGTCCGGATTGGAAAAACGAGACTGATTGACAATGTTTATCTGGAGGTGGACCCATGTACAGAACCATGCTAA
- a CDS encoding aspartate 1-decarboxylase — MYRTMLKSKIHRAVLTGADLNYMGSITIDRDLMDAADILPYEKVQVVNNNNGARFETYCIEGPRGSGMICLNGAAARLGQPGDILIILSYLQLPEAEARNYYPRLVFVDSQNRILTSGAAV; from the coding sequence ATGTACAGAACCATGCTAAAATCAAAAATTCACCGGGCGGTTCTTACCGGCGCGGATTTAAATTACATGGGGAGCATTACCATCGACCGCGACCTGATGGATGCGGCGGATATTCTACCCTACGAAAAGGTGCAGGTGGTGAACAATAACAACGGGGCGAGGTTCGAAACCTACTGCATCGAGGGCCCCCGGGGTTCAGGAATGATTTGTTTAAACGGTGCGGCAGCCAGGCTGGGTCAACCCGGTGATATTCTAATCATCCTGTCTTATCTCCAGTTGCCTGAAGCGGAGGCCCGCAATTACTACCCCCGGCTTGTCTTCGTGGATTCCCAGAACCGGATTCTTACCTCCGGTGCGGCAGTTTAG
- a CDS encoding PHP-associated domain-containing protein → MPNALADLHCHVQMFAWQPFSRRRLQRFLKRARELGLKLLAITEHADAHGFWRIFEALENLNWQWEGMRVLSGAEITVREDGDLLVLGSPEALCELGGRPGCWPTQRGRPSLARLLETAWELDLMTIGAHPLRPGRDLSKLPHRLLKQLDALEINGRELERVHEVSKFAAHLNLPLVGGSDAHLTRHLGTVVNEVPAWVEGVRNLRSAVRSRQTRVIIRRVDSLPNSTPLPYPCLRAPKP, encoded by the coding sequence ATGCCAAACGCCCTGGCCGATCTGCACTGCCACGTTCAGATGTTCGCCTGGCAACCTTTCAGCCGGCGGCGGCTGCAAAGGTTTTTAAAGCGCGCCCGGGAACTAGGCCTGAAATTACTTGCCATAACCGAGCACGCCGATGCGCACGGCTTCTGGAGGATCTTCGAAGCCCTCGAAAATCTCAACTGGCAGTGGGAAGGAATGCGGGTGCTCTCTGGAGCGGAGATTACGGTCCGCGAGGACGGAGACCTTCTTGTGCTCGGTTCCCCGGAAGCTTTATGCGAACTGGGAGGCAGACCCGGGTGCTGGCCCACACAAAGAGGTCGCCCCTCCCTTGCGAGGCTTTTAGAAACAGCCTGGGAGCTTGACCTCATGACCATTGGTGCCCACCCTTTGCGGCCGGGGCGGGACCTCTCGAAACTCCCGCACCGTCTTTTGAAACAATTGGATGCTCTCGAGATCAACGGCCGGGAATTAGAGCGGGTCCATGAGGTATCCAAATTTGCCGCGCACCTAAACCTTCCCCTCGTCGGGGGGAGCGATGCCCATCTCACCCGGCATTTAGGAACGGTGGTCAATGAGGTACCGGCATGGGTAGAGGGGGTTCGGAACCTCCGCAGCGCCGTTCGTTCGCGCCAGACCAGGGTAATTATCCGACGGGTTGACTCCCTCCCGAACTCCACCCCCCTTCCCTACCCTTGTCTCAGGGCTCCGAAACCATAA
- the nadA gene encoding quinolinate synthase NadA, which translates to MREESAKTTELSRKIREFKEKRKAVILAHFYQRPEVQDVADFVGDSLQLAQQAAGTDARVIVFCGVCFMAECAKILSPDKIVVLPEEEAGCPLANMATAAAVRAKKEEVPDCLVVTYVNSSAAVKAESDICCTSSNALKVISSLPKEKPVLFVPDRNLGHYLSRQTGRGLILWDGYCHVHDRLTAGEIEKARAAHPEAAVMVHPECRPEVIDLADHVASTGGMLKYAGSAPFSAFIIGTEQGMLYPLQKAYPDKTFYPAASHMVCPNMKLTTLEKVKQALEDLEPRIEVAPEIRDRARRALTRMLELS; encoded by the coding sequence ATGAGGGAGGAAAGCGCAAAAACTACCGAATTGAGCCGGAAAATCAGGGAATTTAAAGAAAAGCGGAAAGCGGTAATCTTAGCCCATTTTTACCAGCGCCCCGAGGTTCAGGATGTTGCCGATTTTGTTGGGGATTCTCTGCAGCTGGCCCAGCAGGCTGCAGGTACTGATGCCCGGGTCATTGTTTTCTGCGGCGTCTGTTTTATGGCGGAGTGCGCAAAAATTCTTTCTCCCGACAAGATTGTTGTACTTCCCGAGGAGGAGGCGGGCTGCCCCCTGGCCAACATGGCCACAGCCGCGGCGGTGCGAGCGAAAAAAGAAGAGGTCCCGGATTGCCTTGTTGTTACCTACGTGAATTCCTCTGCAGCCGTGAAGGCGGAAAGTGATATTTGCTGTACTTCGTCCAACGCCTTAAAGGTGATTTCCTCCCTCCCGAAAGAGAAACCGGTTCTCTTCGTTCCGGACCGGAACCTGGGGCATTACCTTTCCCGGCAAACAGGCCGTGGCTTAATCTTATGGGACGGTTACTGTCACGTTCACGACCGCTTAACTGCAGGAGAAATCGAGAAGGCGCGGGCTGCGCACCCTGAGGCGGCGGTCATGGTTCACCCCGAGTGCCGCCCCGAGGTTATCGACCTTGCAGACCATGTTGCCAGTACGGGGGGTATGCTCAAATACGCGGGGAGCGCTCCCTTTTCTGCTTTTATTATCGGAACCGAGCAGGGGATGCTATATCCCCTGCAAAAGGCTTATCCCGACAAAACCTTCTATCCTGCCGCCTCCCACATGGTTTGCCCTAATATGAAACTGACCACTTTAGAAAAGGTGAAGCAGGCGCTGGAGGACCTTGAACCCCGGATCGAGGTGGCACCGGAAATCCGGGACCGGGCACGGAGAGCACTCACCCGGATGCTGGAACTTTCATAA
- the nadB gene encoding L-aspartate oxidase has protein sequence MIPRYLFSLELDQLPSFEADFLIIGSGIAGLFTAYKAREHGSVLILTKQRAEDSNTEMAQGGIAAAIDETDSPILHLEDTLAAGAGLCDPRAVEILVTEGPVRVMELVELGVRFDREGGAWALGREGAHRRRRILHASDATGEEIARALIRECRGAQNITLKEDCFLVDFLREPRTGRCAGALVLDTATGGFMVCRAGAVIVATGGAGQLYQNTTNPAVATGDGMAAAYRAGAELMDMEFVQFHPTALALASAPRFLISEAVRGEGAFLRNVKGERFMLKFHELAELAPRDIVSRAIVLEMEKTGADHVYLDLFHLDRDRFRARFPNIWRTCRRYGLDLAQGYIPVAPAAHYIMGGIKTNTEGETNIPGLYACGEVACNGVHGANRLASNSLLEGLVLGARAAAAGSRYLQRVGRQLPQLPPRLTGKSNVNLDPEGSLWKRISDRVRTLMWEKVGIIRTGQALAEAAAAFSELENKISSYVPSREAIETANLLTLGRLAAVAAWLRTESRGGHFRKDFPARDDLFWPRHLIFQI, from the coding sequence GTGATACCCCGGTACCTTTTTTCTTTAGAGTTAGACCAGCTCCCCTCTTTTGAGGCCGATTTTTTAATTATCGGGAGCGGCATTGCCGGTCTTTTCACCGCATATAAAGCCCGCGAGCACGGCTCAGTTCTTATTCTCACAAAACAGCGGGCCGAAGACAGCAATACCGAGATGGCCCAGGGCGGCATTGCGGCCGCAATTGACGAAACCGACTCCCCGATTCTCCACCTTGAGGACACCCTGGCAGCAGGGGCGGGGCTTTGCGACCCGCGTGCCGTGGAAATTCTTGTTACCGAGGGCCCGGTACGGGTGATGGAGCTGGTAGAATTGGGGGTCCGTTTCGATCGGGAGGGGGGTGCGTGGGCCCTGGGCCGGGAAGGCGCCCACCGGCGGCGGAGAATTCTCCACGCCAGTGATGCGACAGGAGAAGAGATCGCGCGGGCGTTAATCCGGGAATGCCGCGGGGCTCAGAATATCACCCTCAAAGAGGACTGTTTTCTTGTAGATTTTCTCAGGGAACCCCGGACGGGCCGGTGCGCGGGCGCCCTGGTTTTAGATACCGCGACCGGGGGTTTTATGGTTTGCCGGGCAGGTGCCGTGATTGTCGCTACCGGTGGTGCGGGTCAATTGTATCAGAACACGACCAATCCTGCCGTCGCGACCGGGGACGGGATGGCGGCCGCCTACCGTGCCGGGGCGGAACTCATGGACATGGAATTTGTCCAGTTTCACCCTACAGCCCTCGCTCTTGCTTCAGCCCCGCGCTTTTTAATTTCCGAGGCGGTGCGGGGAGAGGGAGCCTTTTTGCGGAATGTAAAGGGTGAGCGGTTTATGCTCAAGTTTCATGAGCTGGCAGAACTGGCCCCGCGCGATATTGTCTCAAGGGCAATTGTCCTGGAAATGGAAAAAACCGGGGCGGACCACGTTTATCTTGATCTCTTTCACCTGGACCGGGATAGATTCAGGGCGCGATTTCCTAATATCTGGCGGACCTGCCGGCGGTACGGACTTGACCTGGCTCAAGGCTACATTCCGGTAGCTCCTGCGGCCCATTATATCATGGGAGGAATTAAAACAAATACCGAGGGGGAAACTAATATACCCGGTTTGTACGCATGCGGAGAGGTCGCATGCAACGGTGTTCACGGGGCCAACCGCCTCGCCAGCAATTCCCTCTTAGAGGGGCTGGTCCTTGGAGCAAGGGCCGCTGCTGCGGGAAGCCGTTACCTCCAGCGGGTTGGGCGGCAACTTCCGCAGCTTCCCCCGCGTCTTACCGGAAAGAGCAACGTCAACCTCGATCCAGAGGGGTCACTTTGGAAGAGAATCTCAGACCGCGTCAGGACGTTGATGTGGGAGAAGGTCGGAATTATCCGCACCGGGCAGGCTCTGGCCGAAGCTGCGGCAGCGTTTAGTGAACTGGAAAACAAGATTTCCTCGTACGTTCCGTCCCGCGAAGCCATCGAAACGGCGAACCTTTTAACATTGGGGCGCCTTGCGGCGGTTGCAGCCTGGCTCCGGACGGAAAGCCGGGGGGGTCATTTCCGGAAAGATTTCCCCGCAAGGGACGACCTTTTCTGGCCAAGACATTTGATATTTCAAATTTAG
- the nadC gene encoding carboxylating nicotinate-nucleotide diphosphorylase, translating into MLPIWILEEVVRRALAEDVGTGDLTTNSLIPAGAGTEAFIHSKASGVLAGLPVAACVFHLLDAGVRVEEQIPEGSPLRPGSVIARVKGPARAVLTGERVALNFLQRLSGIATATRQLVDLIAGTRARLLDTRKTTPGLRALEKYAVRVGGGCNHRIGLYDGILIKDNHIKVAGGITEAVKRARAAVPYTIKIEIEVENLEQLEEALAAGADLIMLDNMPPPVLKKAVQLAGRRVPLEASGRITADRIRAVAETGVDFISVGAITHSAPALDISMDVGAIKGVAGQPFDADGKGKNP; encoded by the coding sequence TTGCTGCCAATCTGGATCCTTGAAGAGGTGGTACGCCGGGCACTGGCAGAGGACGTCGGCACCGGGGATCTTACCACAAATTCCTTAATTCCTGCGGGGGCCGGGACCGAAGCCTTTATTCACAGCAAGGCATCAGGGGTGCTGGCCGGTCTTCCTGTGGCGGCCTGCGTTTTTCACCTTCTCGATGCAGGTGTCAGGGTAGAGGAACAAATTCCTGAGGGAAGCCCTCTCAGGCCCGGGAGCGTCATCGCGCGGGTAAAGGGCCCGGCACGGGCAGTGCTTACCGGAGAGCGGGTGGCTTTAAATTTCTTGCAGCGGCTCTCCGGAATCGCGACTGCAACCAGGCAACTGGTGGACTTAATAGCGGGAACGCGGGCGCGGTTATTAGATACAAGAAAAACTACACCAGGCCTGCGGGCGCTCGAAAAGTACGCCGTCCGGGTCGGGGGGGGCTGTAACCACCGGATCGGGCTGTATGACGGGATCCTGATCAAAGACAACCATATTAAGGTTGCTGGGGGGATTACCGAGGCTGTGAAACGGGCGCGCGCAGCAGTCCCTTATACCATTAAAATCGAAATCGAGGTGGAAAACCTGGAACAGTTAGAGGAGGCTCTGGCCGCCGGCGCGGACCTGATCATGCTGGATAACATGCCGCCCCCTGTGCTCAAGAAGGCAGTCCAATTGGCAGGCAGGCGGGTTCCCCTTGAAGCCTCGGGAAGGATCACAGCGGACCGGATCCGTGCAGTGGCGGAAACCGGGGTCGACTTTATATCGGTTGGGGCGATTACACACTCTGCTCCGGCTTTAGATATCAGTATGGATGTTGGAGCAATAAAAGGAGTTGCCGGGCAACCTTTTGATGCCGATGGGAAAGGAAAAAATCCTTGA